One genomic window of Pungitius pungitius chromosome 11, fPunPun2.1, whole genome shotgun sequence includes the following:
- the ica1 gene encoding islet cell autoantigen 1: protein MEAGHFGYPQDHLDRFLQGRDSSVVNRFQQSYWKTKQTLIKVTGKKEDEHVVASDADLDGKLEVFHSIQRTCMELLKVIEQYQRRICFLSQEENELGRFLRSQGSQDKTRAGKIMQATGKALCFSSQQRLALRNPLCRLYQEVETFRYRAISDTWLTVNRMEQSRTEYRGALLWMKDVSQELDPDTHKQMEKFRKVQAQVRTTKTGFDKLKNDVCQKVDLLGASRCNLLSHVLTTYQTTLLHFWEKTSRTMAAIHESFKGCHQYEFSALTTLKGPADKLPKKKGKKKKTRAAEVEEGQKEPPEEQLISLGNENTGGTTSEGAEEGEEKDSVALLNEILGSTSVEDGNFSREWAEVFGDAEDGASAAPGRPAEARRAESDFFLPSQLWDQSLSDRRSTLSDLAGAPLPPVAQATDPSPGANQNLCKPAAKEKAAASKDLSAWFNLFADLDPLSNPDAVGRTDREHELHNA, encoded by the exons atggaGGCAGGACATTT CGGCTACCCCCAAGACCACCTGGACCGCTTCCTGCAGGGCCGGGACTCGTCCGTGGTGAACCGGTTCCAGCAGAGCTACTGGAAGACCAAGCAGACGCTCATCAAGGTCACCGGCAAGAAGGAGGACGAACACGTGGTGGCGTCGGACGCCGATCTGGACGGCAAgctggag GTGTTCCACTCCATCCAGAGGACATGCATGGAGCTCCTGAAGGTCATCGAGCAGTACCAGAGGAGGATCTGCT TTCTTTCCCAGGAGGAGAACGAACTGGGTCGTTTCCTGCGCTCCCAGGGCTCCCAGGACAAAACCAGGGCTGGAAAGATCATGCAGGCCACGGGCAAAGcactctgcttctcctcccaaCAGAG gctgGCTCTGAGGAACCCGCTGTGCCGCCTGTACCAGGAGGTGGAGACGTTTCGCTACCGGGCCATCTCGGACACGTGGCTGACGGTGAACCGGATGGAGCAGTCCAGGACCGAATACCGCGGGGCGCTGCTCTGGATGAAGGACGTGTCGCAGGAGCTGGACCCGGACACCCACAAGCAGATGGAGAAATTTCGCAAG GTTCAGGCTCAGGTGCGCACGACCAAAACGGGCTTCGACAAACTGAAGAATGACGTTTGCCAGAAGGTGGACCTGCTGGGGGCCAGTCGCTGCAACCTGCTCTCTCACGTTTTAACCACCTATCAG ACGACGCTTTTGCACTTCTGGGAGAAGACGTCGCGCACCATGGCGGCCATCCACGAAAGCTTCAAGGGCTGCCACCAGTACGAGTTCTCCGCTCTCACG ACGTTAAAAGGCCCCGCGGACAAGCTGCccaagaagaaagggaagaagaagaaaacgagagcagcagaggtggaggagggacagAAGGAGCCCCCAGAGGAGCA ACTCATCTCACTCGGGAATGAAAACACCGGCGGTACAACCAGTGAAG GGGCCGAGGAGGGCGAGGAGAAAGACAGCGTGGCCTTACTGAACGAGATCCTGGGCAGCACGTCAGTGGAGGACGGCAACTTCTCGCGGGAGTGGGCCGAGGTGTTCGGAGACGCGGAGGACGGGGCGAGCGCGGCGCCGGGTCGACCGGCGGAGGCCCGGCGAGCGGAGAGCGACTTCTTTCTCCCGTCACAGCTGTGGGACCAGAGCTTGAGTGACCGGCGGTCCACCCTCTCAG ATTTGGCCGGCGCACCTTTACCACCCGTTGCCCAGGCGACGGACCCCTCACCCGGAGCCAATCAGAACCTCTGTAAGCCAGCAGCGAAAG AGAAAGCCGCCGCGTCCAAAGACCTCTCGGCGTGGTTCAACCTGTTCGCCGATCTGGACCCACTCTCCAATCCCGACGCCGTGGGCAGAACGGACCGAGAGCACGAACTTCACAACGCGTAG